CGCGTCGGTCACCCCGACCACGGAGTCCACGTCGAGGCCCGAGTCGAGCTTGCGGACCAGCGAGGCGCCGGAGAGTTGGGTCTGGTCGAAGTATTCCGAGACCCGGCCGCGCAGCACGACCTCGTCGCCGACGGTCGGGGCGTAGCCGCCGATCAGCGTGGTGAACGAGCCCATGAAGACGTAGAGGCCGTCCGAGGTGAGCGGGTCCCCGTCCTCGCTGCCGAGCCGGCTCTGGAGATAGAAGCCCCACTGGTCCGCCCCGGCCGAACTGCGGGTCAGGGACCTGCTGGTGATCACGCCGCGGACGTCGTACAGCATGGGGCTGGTGCCGTTTCCGGTGGCCGGCGCGAGCGGCGACCGGTCGGTGCGCCCGCTCTCGTCGTCGGTGGTGCGGCCCTGCACCTCGCCCACCGACAGCACGCTTGTCGCCTGCACCGCGAGCGTGCAGGTGGCGGTGCCGCCCTCGGCGTCCGTCGCGGTCACGGTGACCGTGTAGCTGCCGGCCGGCAGGCCGGTCGCGGTCAGCGTCGCACGGGCCGTGCCGCCGACCCCGGCCGCGGGGGTGAACGCGGTACGGCTGATCGAGCCGCTCACCGGGGCCGGGGCGACTCCGGTGACGGCGAGGTCGGTGACGGTGTCGTCGGCGTCGGTGGCGGTCACCTCACGGGTCGCGGTGGCGCCCGCCTCCACGATGAGCGCGCCGCCGCACGCAAGCGTCGGTGCCTGGTCGACCGGGCCCCCGCCGTCGACGGCATGGCTGCCCAGCCCGTCGAACGTGTCGGTGGCGAAGCCGGCCCACTGGGCGGCCGGGTCGAACGGGTCCGTCGGGTCGGTGTCGCCGGCGCTGACCGAGGGCAGCCGGCGCAGCGTGTTGTCGGCCGTGCTGGTGAGCCCGCTGCCCCACTCACTGCCCGGGTCGACGCCGACCTGGCCGATGGAGTCGACCACCGTGTCGCCCCTGCGCAGCACGATCGCGTCGTCGCCGTTGAACAGCGCCCCGCCGTACGTCTGGTCGGCCTGGGCGAGGATCGTCGGGGTGGCCGCCGAGGCGGCGAAGACGAACACGTCCCCGGTGGCAACGGTGCCGCTCAGCGCCACGTTCGTCGAGGTGGTGGAGCCGTTGAAGAAGATCTGGAGCTGGTAGCCGCCGGCGGCCAGGTCGACCGGGCCGCCGGTGCCGTTGAACAGCTCGACGGCCTTGTTGTTGGACGACCCTTCGACGTATTCGGAGATGAACAGGTCGGTGGGCGCGGCGCTGGCCGCGGGGGGCACGACCACGATTGCCGTGGCGGTGACGGCGGCAGTGGTCGCGAGCACGGCCAGTGTGCGGCGCGGGCGCATGGAGCCTCCACGATGGGTGGTCGGGAACTAACGCACGTTAAGGGCCGTGGCCGTCCGTCGTCCATCCTCCGGGCGGCCGTTTGGTGAAGAGGTGTCAGCGGTGACTGTCCAGCCGGTGCACCAGCTCGGCGACGTCCACACCGTATTCGCACCAGTCCCGGTCCGGCTGGTAGCCCAGCTCCGCGTTGACCTTGAGCATCGACTCGTTGGCCTGCGCGTTCCAGGTCTGCACCTCGGCCACCTCGGGCTCGGCCGAGCGCAGCTCCAGCAGCATCCGTGCCTTGATGGCACGGTCGATGCCGAAACCGCGGTGCTCACCGACCACGATGGTGTCGTACTGATCGGCCCGCGTCGGGTGCTGTGCCGGCACCACCACCTCGGTCAGCCCGGCCACCTCGCCGCTCTCCTCGTGCAACGCCAGCACGATGTACGGCTTCATGCCCCGCCGGTGCAGGGTGGCGAGGCTGTCCCGGAGCCGCTCGGGATCGTAGGAGCTGGGGCGCAGCTCGCCGTCGTCCATGTCGCGCACCTCGGCCTTGGCCCGCGCGTACGCCTCGATGAGCTCGTCCGGCGGCCCGCCCGGGCAGAACTCGACGTGGTAGCCCGCGCTCACCTCGGTGGCCATCTCGGTCAGCGCCGGCCAGTCCACCCCGCTCAGGTCGAGCACGCTGCGGGTCTCGACGTATTCCCGGGTGAAGCCCAGCGCCTCGTAGAACGCCAGGGCCGGGGTGTCGCCGACCACCTCCACGCCGATCGACTGGAACCCCTCGTCCCAGACCCGGCGGGCAGCCACCCGCACCAGCTCGCGGCCGAGCCCGGTGCGCCGCAGCGCCGGATGCACGAGCACCTCGAGCACGCCGATCCCGCCGAGCAGCAGC
The genomic region above belongs to Micromonospora sp. WMMD1128 and contains:
- a CDS encoding GNAT family N-acetyltransferase, with protein sequence MVREWDPRTASSAEITSLLDTLNAVLAADLPQDPPWRVSFLREYLSEVMPGERRISWVAQEDPAPDGSPGGIVGHVHVLLLGGIGVLEVLVHPALRRTGLGRELVRVAARRVWDEGFQSIGVEVVGDTPALAFYEALGFTREYVETRSVLDLSGVDWPALTEMATEVSAGYHVEFCPGGPPDELIEAYARAKAEVRDMDDGELRPSSYDPERLRDSLATLHRRGMKPYIVLALHEESGEVAGLTEVVVPAQHPTRADQYDTIVVGEHRGFGIDRAIKARMLLELRSAEPEVAEVQTWNAQANESMLKVNAELGYQPDRDWCEYGVDVAELVHRLDSHR